The nucleotide sequence TTCTAAGCCCGGCCCGGCCCTGCGCCCGagcgcccccggccccgccgcaGCCACCCGGCGTGGGGGGTGTCCGAGCTCTGGCTGCGGCCCCAGCCGGGGAGGCGGTGGGACCCGAGGGGCTGCCCCTTCCCCGTCGGGACGGCACTCCGGTCTCTGTCCGGGGCGACAAGGCCGCGTAGGTGTCCGCGCCGGTCGGTGTGCAAGAGCGGACCAAGACCACGAGAGAGCGCTCTGCGCCCCCCACTCCTCCGGTCTCCCGGCCGAGGCGCACCCTGCCGGGTCCCGGGGGTGGAGTCCTCGGGCTCGTGATAACAGAGGCGGAGGCAGAGCCTCCGTGCCCGGGCAGCAGCCGCCGGGACCCTCCGTCCCGCCCTGCGCTCCGCCGCCTCCCACCCCGCGCTGTTCTGGTCGGGCTCTAGACCCGCGCCTCCCCAGCCCCCGCGCCCGATCCTGACCCCGATCCCGACCCCaccgccgccccgccccggccccggctcCGCCCCTGGACCCCTCCGCCgtcccgcccccggccccggctcCGCCCCCGGACTCCAccaccgccccgcccccggcccccggccccgccccacccGGCCCCCAGTCCCGCCCCCGGAAAGCcagcggggcgggcggcgggcggcggcgcaCTGGGCATGCTcgcgggccgggcggggcggggcgaggcggggctgggagggctggCTGCGCGCGGCGGGCAGGAAGCCTCGGCCCGCGGAGGCTGCGGGGAGAGCGCGATGGGCCGCGGCGGCGGGCGCACGCTCTGCGGGCACTCATGCCACGCGCGCCCCGGCCCGACGCGCCACTAGCAGCCGCCTCCGCAGCCAGCCGCCACCGCCTGCCCGGCCTCCCGGGCTGCCGCGGCCAGGAGCTGCCGCCGTCGCCCCGCGCGGGCTGCCGGCATTGTCCTCCCGGTCCGCCGCGGGCTGCTGCGGGGCCCCGGACCCGCGCCCCAGGGACACGCCGCCGCCCGGCGCCCGGCCCCCGCGCGCTGCTCTCGGCGCCCCGCGCCCCAGCCCCCCTCGCCGAGGCTGTTCCTGCGGAGCGGAGGCAGGGGAGAAGTCCGGCCGCCTAGCCCAGCCCTTCCCGGCGCGCAGCCCCGACGGGGCCGCGGCAAGACGGAGCCATGAGAGAGTACAAAGTGGTGGTGCTGGGCTCGGGCGGCGTGGGCAAGTCCGCGCTCACCGTGCAGTTCGTGACGGGCTCCTTCATCGAGAAGTATGACCCCACCATCGAGGACTTCTACCGCAAGGAGATCGAGGTGGACTCGTCGCCGTCGGTGCTGGAGATCCTGGACACGGCGGGCACCGAGCAGTTCGCGTCCATGCGGGACCTGTACATCAAGAACGGCCAGGGCTTCATCCTCGTCTACAGCCTCGTCAACCAGCAGAGCTTCCAGGACATCAAGCCCATGCGGGACCAGATCATCCGCGTGAAGCGGTACGAGCGCGTGCCCATGATCCTGGTGGGCAACAAGGTGGACCTGGAGGGCGAGCGCGAGGTCTCGTACGGCGAGGGCAAGGCCCTGGCCGAGGAGTGGAGCTGCCCCTTCATGGAGACGTCGGCCAAAAACAAAGCCTCGGTGGACGAGCTGTTCGCCGAGATCGTGCGGCAGATGAACTACGCGGCGCAGCCCAACGGCGACGAGGGCTGCTGCTCGGCCTGCGTGATCCTCTGAGGCCCCGCGCGCCCCGCGCACAAAGCCGAGCGCGCGGCCCGCTCAGTGGGATCCCCTTCTCGCTTTGAGGCTGGAGACGACTCTGCCGGGGCCGGGGTGGCCCGGGAGCCAGGCTGGCCTCCGCCCCGTGTCCGAGGGGGTGTCCCGCCCTGACTCTCCGCGACCCGGTGGGAACGTGGCTCTGTGCAGCATGTACGTTTCTCATTGATTTTGGTTGACGCATATTTCCCGGTTGAAGGAGCCGTTAGGGCGCTGTATTGGCAGCTTGACGCCGGCGAGCGAAAGTTTCAGCCTGGAAAAAAATGcggtgggggaggaagaggacgggagaaggtggaggggaccttttgtgtgtgtgtgtgtgtgtcaacaACCGTTTTCTAGTTCCAAGCTTTCAGTACATGGAAGAAGTCCGGGACAACCAAatgaaggagcaggaggagaggaagaaacttttgttttttccttgttttccagGAGTGGCTGGAAATTAAGATCGGGTTCCTTTTCTGCCAGCTTGGAAGGGCAACCCCGTGACTGATTGCGATTCCGAGGATGTCTATGCAAAGTTGGGTTCTTGTTACAGTGTATCCAGTTTGAAGTATTGCACATCTGAAGTGGGACTGTTAACACTGATGCCAATACAGTGTGGGGTGCCAGAAAGTGTCTGCTGatatttgtggaaaaaaaaaaaatctattttgtttacCTACTGTATCAAAGGGGAGTCTGGGGGAGAAcggtagtatttttttttatcagctgtgaaaaaaatgttacagatctgcacatttttgtgtgtactatgtgtgtgtgtgtgtgtgtgtgtgtgtgttttaagtttAGCTTCTTGTTCTTATTGGTTGGCAGTAACAGATTTTGATGACGAGCTCTTTAAAATCCAGTACAAAGACTTTGCAAATGGGATTCAGGGCCCCAGCACCCCTGTGTCTGCAGAGTGCCTTCAAAACTCAGCTGTGCCAGCCGGTGCCAACCTGTGAACCTCCCACCATCTCCTAGAATCCGCTCTTCCCCAAACCACTTCCAGTTTCCTTCCCGCAATCTTCCTGAAGGAGCCAGGACAATAGGGCCTGTTGTTTGGTgaatttctgtattatttccagCCTTTAATGTAATTTCCATGTCTTGCAatgggcttcttttttttttttttttttttttgcttcattttattcgAATGTTCAGGTATTTAGctcctttttatattattttttaaaatgttttcgtTATCTGTTTATAGGATGTTCCTCCAGAAGCAAGAGAGCAAAATTTTACTGTTGTGATGTACCAAGAGAATTctaattgtaatttttaattccaGACACGCGTTTAATCATTGTCTCTTCATTTTAAGACTTTTaatacaaatttcatttttaaagaaac is from Equus przewalskii isolate Varuska chromosome 15, EquPr2, whole genome shotgun sequence and encodes:
- the LOC139076266 gene encoding WAS/WASL-interacting protein family member 1-like, with product MPSAPPPAARPAGFPGAGLGAGWGGAGGRGRGGGGVRGRSRGRGRDGGGVQGRSRGRGGAASPTRTARGGRRRSAGRDGGSRRLLPGHGGSASASVITSPRTPPPGPGRVRLGRETGGVGGAERSLVVLVRSCTPTGADTYAALSPRTETGVPSRRGRGSPSGPTASPAGAAARARTPPTPGGCGGAGGARAQGRAGLRSRCHGPHTHPWALPASPQPRGPAQSPPRRLQPVGRRRRRGCDWVFRTRVERRAHSCPFSPLPPPPAHFPNLVVLKLSEKIRGI
- the RAP2B gene encoding ras-related protein Rap-2b; amino-acid sequence: MREYKVVVLGSGGVGKSALTVQFVTGSFIEKYDPTIEDFYRKEIEVDSSPSVLEILDTAGTEQFASMRDLYIKNGQGFILVYSLVNQQSFQDIKPMRDQIIRVKRYERVPMILVGNKVDLEGEREVSYGEGKALAEEWSCPFMETSAKNKASVDELFAEIVRQMNYAAQPNGDEGCCSACVIL